The sequence ACTACGCCTATGTGCTCGACGCCGAACAGCACCTGCTGGGCGTGCTGTCCCTGCGTCAGCTCTTCCAGACGGCCAGCGACAAGCGCGTGGCGGACGTCATGCAGCGCGACGTCATCACCGTGTCGGAAGACACCGACCAGGAGGCCGTGAGCCGGCTCTTCACCGAGCACGGCTTCATGGCCCTGCCCGTGCTCGACGTCCAGCAGCGGATGAAGGGCATCGTCACGGTGGACGACATCGTCGACGTCGTCCAGGAAGAGGCCACCGAGGACATCCAGAAGGCCGGCGGTATGGAGGCCCTGGAGGCGCCCTACTTCGAGACCGGCTTCTTCGGCATGTTGAAGAAGCGCATCGGCTGGCTGCTGGTGCTCTTCCTGGGGCAGATGCTCACCGCCACCGCGATGAGCAGCTTCGAGGACGAAATCGCCACCGCCGTGGTGCTGAGCCTCTTCGTGCCGCTCATCATCTCCTCGGGAGGCAACTCCGGCAGTCAAGCCTCCACGCTCATCATCCGCTCGCTCGCGCTGGGCGAGATGCGGCTGAGGGACTGGTGGCGCGTGGCTCGCCGCGAGCTGCTCTCCGGACTGGTGTTGGGCGTAGTGCTGGGGGTGGTGGGCCTGGCGCGCATCCTCATCTGGAACTCCATCTCCGGCGTCTACGGGGAGCACGCCTTCGTGCTGGGCATCACCGTTGCCCTGTCCGTGCTGGGCGTGGTGACGTTCGGCACCCTGGCCGGCTCCATGCTGCCCCTGGTGCTGCGAAAGTTCGGCTTCGACCCCGCGAGCGCCTCCGCGCCCTTCGTGGCCACACTGGTGGACGTTAGCGGCGTCCTCATCTACTTCACCGTCGCCAGCCTCCTGCTGCGCGGTACGCTGCTCTGAAGCGCCGGGGCCCGTGAGGCCGCGGCTTCGCGGGAGACACGGCCATGCTTCACCTGACCCCACGGCGCACCCTCGACCTGGAGGCGCCCACCGCGCCAGGACGTCCGTCTCACGTCACCGCCTCGAGCGGACTGGTCCGCTCGGGCGACTGGCTCTACACCGTCGCGGATGAGCCGCTGCACCTGGCCGCGTTCTCCCTGTCGAAGGCAAGTCCCGGTCATGGCGTGGTGCTCGTCGCGAACCACCAGCCCGACGCGTCTGTCTCCCTCAAGTCGTCGCAGCCCGACCTGGAGGTGCCCTGTCTGCTGGTGCCCCAGGGCAGCGCGCCCCACGGTTCGCTGCTGATGCTGCCGTCGGGCACCTCCTCGGGCAGGCAGCGCGGCGCGCTGGTCGCCCTGGGCGCGGACGGCACCCTGGCGGGAGATGCCCGGCCCGTGGACGTCACCGCGCTGTACACCCAGCTCAGCCGGGAGTTCGGACCGCTCCGCATCGCCGGGGCGGCGATGTCGGGCGGACTGATGCGGCTGCTCCAGCGCGGCAGCGGCGAGCCCGGCACCGACGCGCTCGTGGACCTGGACGCGGAGCGGGTGCTGCGCGGACTGGAAGCCGGCACGCTGGGCCCGGACGTGGTGCGCATGACGCGCCGCTGGGAGCTGGGACAGGCCGGAGGCATGCGGCTGTCCTTCACGGCGGCATCGCCGCTTCCTGGCGGGCGGATGGTCTTCACCGCGACCGCGGGGAGCACCGGCCCGACGGCAGCCGTGGGCGGCTCCGTGGTGGGCGTGCTGGCTCCGGATGGCTCGCCGCAGTTCCTCGACGCGCTGGAGGGCCACGTGACGGTGACAGGCGTCGATGCCCGGGTGGAACAGGGACGCGTGCGGCTGCTCCTGGCGGCCCTCTCCGAAGACGGGGCGGGCCCCGCGAACCTGCTGGAAGCGACGCTGGACGTCCCGGCGTAGGGCGGCGTGTCCGCCCCGCGTCAGTCGTGCTCGTGCGCGGCTTCCTCGGGGCGGCCACCGACGGCTTCCAGCGACGTACGCGCCGGGCGGACGCGGTCGAAGGCCACCTCGCGCTGCCCCACGCCCGCGGCCGTGGTGTTGGCGATGCGCCGACGCGCCCTCGCGATGTAGTCCTGCACCAGCGCGGGGTCGGGGTGTGTCTTCAGCGCGTCCACCCACGTCTCGATGGCCTTCTCGTTCTCTCCGGCGTCGGCGCGCAGCTTGCCCATCTCGAAGAGGGCGTGCGGCGCCAGCTCGGAGTCCGGGAAGCGCGTGCGCAGGTCCGCGAAGGTGCGGGAGGCCTCCTGGCGGCGGCCCTCCATCATCGCGATGGCCTGGGCTTGGAGGTACAGGGCGTCATCCACGTAGGCGCTCGTGGGGAAGCGCTCCATGACTCGACGGGTCTCCAGCTCGCACTGCTGATAGTCGCCCAGCTCGAAGTAGAGCTTGGTGACCAGGTAGTGCAGCTCCGCGCCCTGCGGTGGATTGAGCTTGAGGGCCGCGGTGAGCTGGTCGATGGCGCCGCGCAGGTCGCGGTAATGCACGCGCAGCAGGTCCGCCAGGATGATGCGGGCCTCGAGCGCCTCCGGCGACTCGGGGCACTGCTGGATAAGCTCGCGGTAGACGCCCACCGCCTCCTTCACCTTGCGCTGCTCCAGCCAGTAGACATCCGCGGCCCCCTTGAGGGCGCGCGCGCGGAGCACCAGCGCCTCCGGTGAGGAGTCGTGGCGAAGCGCGTCGAAGGCTTTGCGGTACTCGACGAGCGCCTCGTCGGGCCGCTTCTCGAAGGTGGCATCACGGGCCCGCTGGAGATGGTCCACGGGCTTGTCCCGGCACGCCGTGGCGGCCAGGGACAGCACGGCGAGCGCGAGCCGCAAGGACTTCATCAGTCGCAGGCCTCCGGCGTCACGGTGACGCACTTCGTGTCCTGACAGCGGACGCAGACTTCCACTGGCGAGACGTCGGTGACGCAGACGTTGACGCGCGAGGTGCGCGGGCAGTCCTCGGCCGTGACGCAGCGGTAGGGCTCCCCGCCATCACGCGTGATGTCGCTGGCCGTCGAGCCACAGACTTCCAAGTCGTTGCATCCGAAGAGGCCCACCGCGATGGCGGCGAACGCTCCGCACAAGGCGCGTCTCACGGCGGCGGTTGTACCCGGATTCGCCCGCGTCGTCACTGACGCCCCGCTCGCTTGCCTGGCGCCAGGAGCCGCGTTCGCGATTTTGGGACAGGGATGTCAGGTGTGTCATGGAGCACCCGGTGTCAGGGCCGTTCTGGGTGCTCGCGTCAAGGCGCCGCCGGGGTGATGGCGGCGAAGGCCGCGACAGGGTCATGCTGAGCGCCATCGCGCCAACGACACACATGAGCCTTCCATCCCATCCAAGAGCCGTCATCACCGGCGCAGGCACCGGCCTGGGCCGCGCGCTCTGCGAGGAGCTCGCACGCAGACGGGCCCGCGTGCTCGTCACCGACATCAACGCCGCCTCCGCCGAGGAGACCGCGCTGCGCGTCACCCGCGCGGGAGGCGAAGCCCACGTCCATGTCTGTGATGTCACCGAGCCGGCCCAGGTCGAAGCCATGGCCGACGCCGCGGAGCGGCTCCTGGGCGGCGTGGACCTGCTGGTCAACAACGCGGGCGTCGTCAGCGCGGGCCCAGTGGGTGAGCTGTCGCTCTCCGAATGGAAGCGCGTGCTGGACATCAACCTGTGGGGCGTCATCCACGGCTGCCATGTCTTCGTCCCCCGGATGCGCAGGCAGGGGTCCGGCCACATCCTCAACATCGCCTCGGCGGCGGGGCTCGTGTACGTGCCCGACCTGGCGGCCTACAACGTGTCCAAGGCGGGCGTGGTCGCGCTCTCCGAGACACTCCACGCCGAGCTGAGGGCCACCGGCATCGGCGTCACCGTGGCGTGCCCCAGCTTCTTCCGCACCCAGATTGCCAGCTCGGGCGCCTACGCCAACGACACGCTGCGCACCCTCGCCGTCGGGATGATGGATGCGGCCCGCATGGGTCCGGAGGTCGTCGCGCGCAGGCTCCTGAAGGCCGTGGACGCGCGAAGCCTCTACACCGTCCCCATGGCGGATGCGCGCTGGGGCTGGCGCCTGCGCCGCATGTCCCCCAGCCTCTTCCTCCGCGCCGTCGCCGCGATGGACCGCTCCGCTCGCGCGTGGCTTCTGCGACGACGCTGAGCCCCTTCAAGGCGCTGGCCGACAGAGGCCGCGCTCGATGAGGCTCGGCGGCGGCATCCCGTCCTCGCCCGGCTTGCAGATGGGCTGCATCTCGCCACGCCCTTTCGTCGCTGTTCGTCCGGTCGCTGCGCCCGCCGCCAGTCGCAGCGCTTCCGCGAAAGGCTCAGCGTCTGAGCGCCGTCAGTTGTTGCCGCGCGGCGCCTTGCCGGAGGTGAGCACCGCCTTGTCCACCGAGGCGACACCACTGCCGCGCCGCTTGAGCTGACGCGCGCGGTCCTCCTGCTTCTTGTAGTGCTTCATCATCGCGACCATGTGCGGGTCGGACGTCTCGCAGTGCAGCTGCGTCACCTGCTGGTGGCGGCGGCCAAGCTCCTGCCACGTCTGGAGCATGGCCTGGTTGCCCAGGAGCCGCTCCTCGACGGAGTCGAGCACCGCGTCCATCGCCTCGCCCTCGGCCTCCAGCGCCGCGAGACGCTCCTGGGCCTCCTGAGAGGGCGACATGCACCCCGTGCCCAGGGAGAGTCCCATCACCATGGAAAGCCCGAGCCACCTCCGCCGAATCCCCACGTCGCCTCCCGCAGTGTCTCGCGCCGCCCACCGGCCGCTTACGCGAAACGCAAGCTAGGGAGGCACCCCCGGGGCGACAACCCGCTCCAGCAGCAGAGGCAGTCGTTCTTTCAGCAGGCGACGATTCCCGACACTGGTGGCGCGGGGGGCAGGTCGGCGGCGGAAGGGGGTGCGCACACACCTGCGTCCAGCCAACGACGTGCGGCCCCCGCACACTGTCCAGTGATGTCTACTTCGGCACGGCCTTGAGCGACGCCTTGCCGTCCTTGATGACGACCTTGAACTCCACCGCCTTCGCGTTGTGCTGCTTGAGCAGCTCCGGCACCTGCTTGCGCAACGTGGCCGCCACCGACTCGTAGGACAGCTTCGACGTGTCCTCCTGGCAGCGGCGCTTCGCGGTGACGTACGCGTCGTAGACGGCACGCAGCTTGTCGTCCGCCAACCCGCCTCCGCCGCTCGCCGAAGGAGGCCGGGACGCGGCGGAGGAAGGCGGCGTCGACGCGGGCCGCGGCGGCGGAGGGATGCTGCCGGCCGCGCCCGTGCCGGGCGCCCTCGACGAAGGAGCCATACTCCCGGCGCCGGTAGCCGCGGGCCGCGACGGAGGCGGCGTGCTGCTCGCGCCAGCAGCCACGGGCCGCGACGGAGGCGGCGTGCCGGCCACGGCGCCCGGCGCCTTCGCCGCCATGCCCGGCGGCGCCACCGACGTGCCGTGCGCAGGCGTGCCACCCACCGCGGACGTCACGGTGGGTTGACCGCGCGGCGGTGTCCCCGCCACGGGCGCCACGGAGGGAATCCCTGCCAGCGGCGCAACGGACGGGGTGCCTCGCAGCGGCGTGCTTCCCACCGCGGGCATGACGGGCGCGATGGCGGGCGTCAGCGGCGCGACCGCGGGCGGGCCCTTCGACGGCGCTCCACCCGTGGCCTGGAGAAAGCTGGCGGCCACCTGCGGCTCGTTGACGGGACGGGGGCGGATCAACTCCTCCACCTCCTCGAAGTCCATGTCGGAGATGTCCTCCGGCAACTCGACTACGCCCTTCTGGCCCGCCGCGCCCGTCGAGCTGGTCTTCCGGCCCTCCGCGCGGCGGCGCGCCTTGAAGACATCCCGGCGATAGGTGCCCGCTTCGATTTCCTGGAGCGTGCGCGCCCACAGCCGTTCGTACGTGAGGAACTTGTTGTACAGGCCGGCGACGCGGAACTTGGCGGAGGTGCTGCGGATGAACGCGCCCTTCAGCTTGTTCATCCGCTTCTTGAGGTCTTCGTGAGCGCGCGACGGCGCCTGACGCTCGTTGCCCAGGAAGTACTGTTCGTAGAGGTTGCGGAGGACGGCGACCTCCGCCTCCAGGGCTTCGCACTCCTGGAGGACGGCCTCGCTGGAGCCGGGATCGGCCGGGGTGGACCTGCCAGCGAAGCTCTTGGAAGCGGACTGTCGGGCGTCGGGGGGCGGCATGACTCCTCAGAGTGTCCCCAAGAGGCCCGCGCGATTCAACCTCACGCAGCCGAGGGGGTAGGCCCCAGGCTTGCCGCCTCGCTCTCCCGGCGGCGGCCCTTCTGGGCGAGCAGCACCGCGCCAAAGGTGAACATACACAGGGAGATGAACTGGCTGGTGGAGACATTGTACCACGCCTCCAGCGGCACCGCCGCCGCCAGCTCCCCGGCCCCCAGCGACTGGAGCAGGCCGTACAGCGTGCCGCGCTCCACGTCCCCACGGAACAGCTCCACCGTGCTCCGCAGCACCGCGTAGGCCATCAGCCAGAACGCCAGGACGTGGCCGTGGAAGCGGCGGTAGCGCCGGGCGTACAGCAGCCCCACGAAGAGCACCAGCTGCCCGACGGACTCGAAGAGCTGGGTGGGGTACACCCCCAGGGTGTGGCCCTGCTGCGCCACCCAATCTGAGATGCGCACCGCGCCAGGCGCGGCGTGGTGGAAGATTTCACCCGTGGCCTCCACGACGTACCGCGTGTCCTGGAGCTGGGACGAATACGCCAGGCTGGACGTGTTGCCCGACCCGCCCAGGAGGTCCTGCGCCACCCCGCTGCCGGGGAAGTGCACGGCGGTGGCGGCATGCGCGGGCGCCACGTCCCCCCAGCAGCACCCCGCGCTGAAGCACCCCAGGCGGCCCAGGCACTGGCCTAACGACACGGTGGGGATGCACACGTCGGCGAGGCGCCAGAAGTCCAGGCCATGCATCCGCGCGAACACGAACGCGGCCACGGACGCGCCAATCAAGCCGCCATAGAAGACGAGCCCTCCGCCCAGGGAGAACACCTGCGTCCAGTCACGGGCGTAGTCCTGCCAGTTCACGAGCACGAAGAGCAGCCGGCTCCCGCCGATGCCGCCGAGCAGAATCCAGACCGTCATGTCCATGATTTGCTCGCGCTTCTTCGGCCCCTCCACGTCCACCCACGCCCCGTCCTTCAGCTCCAGCGTGCGCCATTCGTCCTGCGCCAGCCGTCCCGCCACCGTCACCGCGGTGATGAAGCCCAGGGCCAGCAGCAGGCCGTAGGTGTGCACGGGGATGCCCTCGCCCTTGGCGCCCGGAAAGGCCCCGGGCGGCAGCGCGTACTGCAGGGCGAACCAGGCCAGCACCGCGCCCACGACGCCATACCCCGCGGCCCGCAGCAGCCGGTCTTGCGAGGGCACTGGCGCGCGCGTGCCCGTCCGAGCATCCAGCTCGCCCTCGGCGCTGCGCCAGCCGTTGAAGACGACGTAGCCCACCGTGCCCGCGGCCATCGCGTACAGCAGGAGCTGCGACCAGAGCGAAGTGAAGGTGAGGTGGACGAGGACAGGGAGCATGGCAACGAAGGCTACCCTCGTTGCGCGGGCGGGACGACACGCATGCGCGCATCCGGGCCCGCCCGGCTGCTCGGCCCGATTCGGCGGCCTAGGCCTGGGTGGGGGCCTGGGCCGGCTTCTCCTTGCGGACGAAGGAGTCGACGATGAGCATGCCCACGCCAATGCAGATGGCCGCGTCGGCGATGTTGAAGGACGGGAAGGTCGCCTTGTCGAACCAGTGGACCTCGAGGAAGTCGATGACGAAGGCCCGGGCGATGCGGTCGATGTAGTTGCCCAGCGCGCCGCCCAGCACCAACGGCAGCCCCCACAGCGCCCACTTCTCTTCCGGGTCCGTGCCGGTCAGCTTGCGGAAGCTGAAGGTGATGAGGATGAGCGCGCCAATGATGGCCACGTGGAAGAGCGGCACCCGCGCCTCCGGCGGCATGCTCCGGAACATGCCCCACGCGGCGCCCGGGTTCTCCAGGTAGCGGATGCGGAAGAACGACTCCGAAATCTCGATGTGCCGCCGGGGCTGGTAGTGCATCCCCGTGAAGCCCCTGGGGGGCGGCTCGGAGTACATCGCGGCCAGGCGCTCGCCCAGGCGCTCCTTGCCTTCCATCTGGGTGGTCAGCTCGCGGACGACGAGGTACTTCGTCCACTGGTCGAGCACGATGACGCCAAGGGTGACGGCGAGGAGGATGATGTATTTGCGCGGCACGGGCCGGGACTTACACCAGCCGCCGCCCGCCCGTCACGGATTGGGGCTTTTCGGCGCCCGCATCGAGTCCAGCAGCAAGAGACTCACCCCGACGGTGATGGCCACGTCCGCCACGTTGAAGGTCGGCCAGCGCATCCCCGGCTGGTTGCGCCAGTGCCAGTCGATGAAGTCGATGACGTAGCCACGCAACAACCGGTCCACGAAGTTGCCCAGCGCGCCAGCCGTCACCAGCGCCAGGGCCACCCGGGCCAGCCGCTGCTCCATGGGCGTGCGCCGGTACATCACGAAGATGAAGCCCATGGCCGCCAGGCTCACCACGAGGAAGAAGAGGCGCCGCACGCCCTCGGGCATGTCGCCGAAGATGCCCCAGGCCGCGCCCGGGTTCTCCACGTAGCGGAAGTGCCAGTAGTCCTCGATGAAGCGATAGGGCCGCAACACCCGGTACGAGCCGTCCTCGGGCGGCGGGCGGTTGTCCAGGTTCCGCTCGGTGACGAAGCCCGTCACCCGCGCCAGGCCTTCCCGCCCATCCAGGGCATCCGTCAGCCGAGAGACAGCCAGGTACTTGGTCACCTGGTCTGCGGCGAGCACCGCGACAATCACGAGGAGGACGAATCGATGGGAGACTTTCATGTCGCGCGCCCTCCTCTATCCCGCTCCCCGGAGTCCTGACAACGAAGAGTGCCCACCCGCCCCTTCCTTGTCCGCTCGCTCCATCTCCCGGCCGGCACGGGATTGGGGCATGGTGTCACCATGCCGCCTGTTGAGCCCGACGTGAATCCTTCAGTCTCCGACACGCCCCCACCCACCGAGGCCGCGGCCAAGCCAGCGAAGCCCTCGCTGATGGCCCGCTTCAAGAACCTGATGCTCGAATTCGGGCCGCTGGCGCTGGTGGTGAACTACGTCATCTTCGGCCTGGTGATCGTCGGCTTCTATGCCGCCATCGAGTTCGGCTTCCAGCCCAGCAGCACCGGCGAGAAGGCGGGCAGTTGGGCGGCGGCCTACGCGGCGTCGCAGGTGGTGAAGCCGCTGCGCCTGGCCGCGGTGTTCGTGCTCACGCCGCTCATCGCCCGGATTCCTCCCGTGGCGCGCTTCATCGAGCGGAACAAGCACAAGTGGAGCTTCTGAGCCGAGGCCCGCGGCGGCCCAGGATGGCCGCCGCGAACCCGCCAGAAAGGGTGTCCCCTCAGAAGTTGGGGACGAGGAAGTCCTTCACCACGCCCATGTGCTGCATGTTGGAGGAACTGCTGTCGCCGGACTGCACCGGGGCAATCTCCGACAGCGGCCGGTAGGTGCGGCTGTCGAGCACCAGCCCGTTGGGGAAGGTGCTGGAGCCGATGACGGTCGCCTGCTGGTACTGGCGCAGGTCCTGGTCCACCAGAACCTGGTCGTAGGGCTTGTTGCGGTTGCGGTTGGTGCCCGTGTTGCCGTTGTGGTCCGCCGGGTGCGGCCCCGCCGTCGTCACGACCTGCCGGAAGGTGGCGAAGCAGGACTCGCTGAAGCTGTCCGTGTTCAGGTCGCCACCGATGACGAGGTAGTCGTCCTCGGGAATCTGCGAGCGGACCTGATTGACGATGGCCTGCGCCTCCGCGTTGCGGTTGCTGGAGCTGGACGTGAGCAGGTGCACGCTCACCGCCCAGAGGTCGCGGGGACCGGGGATGTCGATGCGCGCCCAGGCGAAGTCCCGGTTGGACACCTGCGGGTCGGGCCACTGGCCGAACTGGATGATGGGCCAGCGGCTGATGATGCCATTGGGAATCTGCGCGCCCGTCTCGCGGGAGTAGTGGAAGCCCGGCGCAATCTGGTCCACCAGCGAGCGGATGTCCGCCGCCGAGTTGCTCCCGTAGTTGAACTCCTGCATCAGCACGATGTCCGGATCCACGCCCTTGATGAGACGGATGCCGTGCCCCGGATCGTAGGACTGGTAGTTGCCACTGCTGAGGTTGGACGCCATCACGCGAATGGGGGTGTGGCCCGCGTCCGTGCCGCCGTCGGTCCCCGCGTCGGTGCCGGCATCCGTCCCCGCGTCCGTACCGGCATCCGTGCCCGCGTCGGGCTCGGTGCCAGCATCCGGCTCCGGATCCACGCCCGCGTCCGGCTCGGGGTCGGTGCCGGCATCCGGCTCCGGGTCCACGCCCGCGTCTTCTTCCTGGGTGCCACCGTCATCGGTGGACGTGCCGCCATCCTCCAGGGCGCCGCCGTCCGTCTCCTCGTTCGAACCGCCGTCCACGCCCGCGTCGGTCGGCACGCACGCGTTGCTCGGCACGCAGTGGCCGCCCTCGGCCTCCTCTCCGGACGAGGGGCAGCAGACCGCATCCGGGTGCTCGCACGCGGTCTGCGAATCACAGGCCCGGACGCACAGGTGGCGGTCATGGGACGCGACGAAGATGCAGGATTCGCCCTGCGAGCAGTCTTCCCTGGCGCCCTCGGGGCTGCACTCCGTCCAGAGAACCCCTCCATCCTCGAGCGGCTGCGGCACCTGGGGCGGGCTGCCCTCACCACACGCCAGGGACAGAAGGGTGAGCGAAACCGCCGCGCACAGGAGAGAGGTGAGCGTCTTCTTCATGCTGTCGGACTCAGGAGTCGAGAGGGGGGAAATCGCCGACGACACCCAGGTGCGGACGGCGGCGGGAGTATAGGAACCCTCGATGTGACGATCTTGTGACTTATGGCACAGCTGAACGATTTTATCTACGCAGTCACCCCGAAACGTCACGGGAAGTCTGGCGGACCCGGCACGACAGTCACAGAAACATCCCCGTGAAGCACGGAGGGCCACGACAACGCGGGCCGGAGGGTGGACATGGGACAGCCGAAGGCCCAGGTGACGATGCGCTTCCATGGCGCGCTGAATGACTTCCTGTCTCCCGCGCACCGGCATCAGGCGTTCAGCCATGTGCTGCGAGGCCGCCCGTCGGTGAAGGACCTCATCGAGTCCTTGGGTCCGCCCCACCCGGAAGTGGACGTGGTGCGTGTGGATGGCGAGGCCGTGGACTTCACCCACCGGGTGCAGCCGGGCGCGTGCGTGGAGGTCTATCCCGCGTCCATGGACGAAGCGCCCAGCGTCCGGGTGGGGCCTCCGCTCCAGGACACGCCCCGCTTCGTGCTCGACGTGGGGCTGGGACGGCTCGTGGGCTTCTTGCGGATGCTGGGCTTCGACGCCCTGTGGCGCAACGACTTCGCGGACGACACGCTCGCGCGGCTCTCGCATGACGAGGACCGCATCCTCCTCTCGCGTGACATCGGGGTGCTCAAGCGCGGCGAGGTCCTGCGTGGCTACTTCCCCCGCTCGACGGACCCAGCAGAGCAGTTGGTTGAGGTGGTGCGCCGCTACGGGCTGACGTCTCGCATGCATCCCTTCTCGCGCTGCGTCGCCTGCAACGCCGCGCTGACCTCCGCCGAGCCGTCCGAGGTGGCCGGCCGCGTCCCCGAGCGCGTGGCGGAGCGGCACTCGCGCTTCCAGCAGTGTCCGGACTGCCAGCGCGTCTACTGGGCCGGCACGCACCACCAGCGAATGCAGGCCCTGGTGAACCGACTGCGCGAGCTCGAAGGCGCCCCCTAGGCGCCCGGTTCGCTCAGTACATCGGAACCCGAGAAGTCACCAGGGCGTAACGGAAACCTCGCAAGCAATTGCAACTCCGCAACTCTTGCGAGGTCTCTTGAGACTCAGCCCTGAAGTACGACCCAAGCGTTGTCCACGAGTTCCGGCCAGTTACAGCGCCGCCGCTCAGGCATGGCAATTGCCTAGTGGGCAACACTGGCATCGCCCTCACGGGCCGGAATCCAAGGGAGTCCCGCGACATGGTGCAACGTCCCACAACCCGACGGCGGCAAGGTGGCTTCACGCTGCTGGTCGCCATGGGCGTCGTCACGATGGTCACCCTCGCGGTGCTCCTCAGCTACGGCGTGGTGAGCCGCGAGGCGGAAGTCCAGGGTGATGGCCGCCGCTACAAGGAGGCCTACTTCGCGGCGGAGGCGGGCCTGGCCGAGGGGCGCGAGGCGATGCGCATCCGGCTGGGCAATCTGCAGAGCTATTCGTCCGCGCTCGCGGCGATGCCTCAAGTCAACGAGCCGGGCCTGCCGGCAGGCGGCGACCGTCCCTATCTCGAGGTCCTCCAAGGACCAGGCGGGGTCGGAGGCTGGAACTCGCTGGCCATCGACGAGTCGGACCTGGCGCCCACGGAACGCCAGAGTCCCTCGGGAGATGCCTACGCCGCCTTCCCGCTCCAAACGAACGTGCGCTATCGCGTCTTCGTCCGCGATGACGAGGACGCCACTGCGTCAGGTCTCGACGATGACAATGGGCAGGTCTGGCTCATCGCCGTCGGAGAGGTCGTGGGCCGCGATGGAAGCCGGCCTACACGTGCCGTCATCCAGGCCCTCATCTCTAACGAGAACGCGCCGGCCGTCACCAGCCCTGGCCCGACTCAGGAGGGAGGCGGCCCCGCAGGCACCTTCGACGGCTCCGGCACGGTGACCGACGTCGGAAATGAAGTGGACATCACCCCCGCCCCTTGACCTCTCGTTGAGCGCCCCCATGAACCGACTCATCCTGTTGTCCCTCCTGCTCCTGCCGGGACTGGCCAGCAGCGCCACGGATGAAGGCAAGCTCGCCTTCGAGAAGGCCTGCGCCCGCTGTCACGTCGTCACCGCGCAAGGACAGAAGAAAACAAAGGCCGCGGCCAAGGCCCCGAACTACCGCAGGCGCGGACCGAGCGTCGACCTGGGCCCCGTGGTCCCGATGCGCACGCCCGACCAACTGCGCGCATGGCTGGCAGGCCCCAACCAGATCAAACCCAAGACGAGTTGCGATACGCGCCTGCTACCCGATGGCGACAGGGAGCTGCTCCTCAGCTACCTGGCGCTCAGCCTCCACCCCACACCTCCTACGCGCGAGGAGCAACTTCGCCTGCAGCTCAAGCAGGACCTCGCAGCACGCCAGGCGCAGAAGCAGCGCCAGGCGGATGAACCGGCCCGCCGTTCGCAGGGGAAGAAGTGATGCGCACCCTCATCCAGACACTGGCCGCCGTCACCCTGTTGACCGCGCCGCTGGCCTCCGCCCAGACCACGCCGGGGTCGGCACCGGCCCAGTTGTGTGAAAACCAGCTCGACCAGAACAAGCAGCCCGAATTCAGTGAAGAGAACCTGGAGATCGAGTCATCGACCGTCCTCATCACAGAGGAATCGCCAGCCCGGCTCCAGCTCAACACGAACCGCACGGCGCTGAACGTCGAGAACATCTACTTCCCGTTCGATCAGAACGTCACCATCAGCTACGTGTACGAGTCGGCAGGCGCCTCGCATGCGCTCGGCTACATGTACATGGATGACCTCCGCGTCAGGGGCTATGTCGACAACAACGGCAACCTCGTCGACAGCAACAGCAACGGCATCTTCGAC is a genomic window of Myxococcus virescens containing:
- the mgtE gene encoding magnesium transporter translates to MMESPQSAALSMEELHEAWPVLSIDERLEGFRLLPASVADDFFLALSAREQAELILHLQPAERRTWVRLLPPDDLADLVQAVDPEQAESILSQLDDASRREVNVLLAYAEDDAGGLMNPRFARVRPDMSIDEAISYLRKQARERVETVYYAYVLDAEQHLLGVLSLRQLFQTASDKRVADVMQRDVITVSEDTDQEAVSRLFTEHGFMALPVLDVQQRMKGIVTVDDIVDVVQEEATEDIQKAGGMEALEAPYFETGFFGMLKKRIGWLLVLFLGQMLTATAMSSFEDEIATAVVLSLFVPLIISSGGNSGSQASTLIIRSLALGEMRLRDWWRVARRELLSGLVLGVVLGVVGLARILIWNSISGVYGEHAFVLGITVALSVLGVVTFGTLAGSMLPLVLRKFGFDPASASAPFVATLVDVSGVLIYFTVASLLLRGTLL
- a CDS encoding DUF6929 family protein, with product MLHLTPRRTLDLEAPTAPGRPSHVTASSGLVRSGDWLYTVADEPLHLAAFSLSKASPGHGVVLVANHQPDASVSLKSSQPDLEVPCLLVPQGSAPHGSLLMLPSGTSSGRQRGALVALGADGTLAGDARPVDVTALYTQLSREFGPLRIAGAAMSGGLMRLLQRGSGEPGTDALVDLDAERVLRGLEAGTLGPDVVRMTRRWELGQAGGMRLSFTAASPLPGGRMVFTATAGSTGPTAAVGGSVVGVLAPDGSPQFLDALEGHVTVTGVDARVEQGRVRLLLAALSEDGAGPANLLEATLDVPA
- a CDS encoding tetratricopeptide repeat protein, which gives rise to MKSLRLALAVLSLAATACRDKPVDHLQRARDATFEKRPDEALVEYRKAFDALRHDSSPEALVLRARALKGAADVYWLEQRKVKEAVGVYRELIQQCPESPEALEARIILADLLRVHYRDLRGAIDQLTAALKLNPPQGAELHYLVTKLYFELGDYQQCELETRRVMERFPTSAYVDDALYLQAQAIAMMEGRRQEASRTFADLRTRFPDSELAPHALFEMGKLRADAGENEKAIETWVDALKTHPDPALVQDYIARARRRIANTTAAGVGQREVAFDRVRPARTSLEAVGGRPEEAAHEHD
- a CDS encoding SDR family NAD(P)-dependent oxidoreductase, with translation MSLPSHPRAVITGAGTGLGRALCEELARRRARVLVTDINAASAEETALRVTRAGGEAHVHVCDVTEPAQVEAMADAAERLLGGVDLLVNNAGVVSAGPVGELSLSEWKRVLDINLWGVIHGCHVFVPRMRRQGSGHILNIASAAGLVYVPDLAAYNVSKAGVVALSETLHAELRATGIGVTVACPSFFRTQIASSGAYANDTLRTLAVGMMDAARMGPEVVARRLLKAVDARSLYTVPMADARWGWRLRRMSPSLFLRAVAAMDRSARAWLLRRR
- a CDS encoding MXAN_5187 C-terminal domain-containing protein, which encodes MPPPDARQSASKSFAGRSTPADPGSSEAVLQECEALEAEVAVLRNLYEQYFLGNERQAPSRAHEDLKKRMNKLKGAFIRSTSAKFRVAGLYNKFLTYERLWARTLQEIEAGTYRRDVFKARRRAEGRKTSSTGAAGQKGVVELPEDISDMDFEEVEELIRPRPVNEPQVAASFLQATGGAPSKGPPAVAPLTPAIAPVMPAVGSTPLRGTPSVAPLAGIPSVAPVAGTPPRGQPTVTSAVGGTPAHGTSVAPPGMAAKAPGAVAGTPPPSRPVAAGASSTPPPSRPAATGAGSMAPSSRAPGTGAAGSIPPPPRPASTPPSSAASRPPSASGGGGLADDKLRAVYDAYVTAKRRCQEDTSKLSYESVAATLRKQVPELLKQHNAKAVEFKVVIKDGKASLKAVPK
- a CDS encoding prolipoprotein diacylglyceryl transferase yields the protein MLPVLVHLTFTSLWSQLLLYAMAAGTVGYVVFNGWRSAEGELDARTGTRAPVPSQDRLLRAAGYGVVGAVLAWFALQYALPPGAFPGAKGEGIPVHTYGLLLALGFITAVTVAGRLAQDEWRTLELKDGAWVDVEGPKKREQIMDMTVWILLGGIGGSRLLFVLVNWQDYARDWTQVFSLGGGLVFYGGLIGASVAAFVFARMHGLDFWRLADVCIPTVSLGQCLGRLGCFSAGCCWGDVAPAHAATAVHFPGSGVAQDLLGGSGNTSSLAYSSQLQDTRYVVEATGEIFHHAAPGAVRISDWVAQQGHTLGVYPTQLFESVGQLVLFVGLLYARRYRRFHGHVLAFWLMAYAVLRSTVELFRGDVERGTLYGLLQSLGAGELAAAVPLEAWYNVSTSQFISLCMFTFGAVLLAQKGRRRESEAASLGPTPSAA